Proteins encoded together in one uncultured Sphaerochaeta sp. window:
- the accD gene encoding acetyl-CoA carboxylase, carboxyltransferase subunit beta encodes MSNEVLKRCPQCQKDVQVGEHKICPYCNFHFPLTVQERLDLFADEGSFKEMSSGMQSMNPISLAGYEEKLKENQKKSSLSDAASIGRCTIEGKPVVVGIMSFAFMGGSMGSVVGEKITQAMIEGALSGDPVVIFTASGGARMQEGIFSLMQMAKTASAAALLEETRTPLFLVLTNPTTGGVTASFAMLGDVILAEPGAIIGFAGPRVIEGTIGEKLPEGFQRSEFQLEKGFIDSIVERKKLRETLSFLIETHTRRA; translated from the coding sequence ATGTCAAACGAAGTTTTGAAACGATGCCCCCAGTGCCAGAAAGATGTACAGGTAGGGGAGCATAAGATCTGCCCATATTGCAATTTTCATTTTCCGCTTACTGTACAAGAACGCCTTGATCTCTTTGCAGATGAAGGATCGTTCAAGGAGATGAGTAGTGGAATGCAGTCGATGAACCCCATCTCCCTTGCAGGGTATGAGGAGAAGCTGAAAGAGAACCAAAAGAAATCCTCGCTGAGTGACGCTGCCAGCATCGGTCGATGTACAATTGAGGGAAAGCCCGTGGTTGTCGGTATTATGTCCTTCGCTTTCATGGGAGGCAGCATGGGTTCGGTAGTGGGAGAGAAAATCACCCAGGCCATGATCGAGGGAGCTCTCAGTGGGGATCCTGTGGTTATCTTCACCGCAAGTGGAGGAGCCAGGATGCAGGAAGGAATCTTCAGCTTGATGCAGATGGCAAAGACAGCCAGTGCTGCCGCGCTCTTGGAAGAAACCCGAACCCCACTCTTTCTTGTCTTGACCAATCCCACCACCGGTGGTGTGACAGCCTCCTTTGCTATGCTTGGGGACGTCATACTCGCAGAACCCGGGGCAATTATCGGATTTGCTGGACCGAGGGTAATCGAGGGAACCATCGGAGAGAAGCTCCCTGAAGGGTTCCAGCGCTCAGAGTTCCAGCTTGAGAAGGGTTTCATCGATTCCATTGTTGAGCGCAAGAAGCTGAGAGAGACCCTCTCCTTCCTGATTGAAACCCACACAAGGAGGGCCTAA
- a CDS encoding acetyl-CoA carboxylase biotin carboxylase subunit, which produces MIKKLLVANRAEIAVRIIRACRDLGIKTVAVYSTADALGLPVSMADEAVCIGEAQTDKSYLNVRNIITTACALRCDAIHPGVGFLSENADFAKQVEDAGLVFIGPESKTIALLGNKVAARQAALAAGIPITPGSSEALVDLADAKKTAEQIGYPIILKAASGGGGRGMRIVRKEEHLEQSLQLARKEALAFFGDASVHMERFLEQPRHVEIQLLADGQGGVVHLGERDCSVQKNHQKLLEESPSPILDEGLRKAMCNDSVRLFKDLGYRGAGTVEFLVEGEAYYFMEVNARLQVEHPVSELVSSLDLVQAQIRIAQGNKLPFKQKDIRLSGYALECRINALSAGVITTLQMPSGPFVRVDSHLEAGSILSPYYDSMVAKIIIWAPDRDQGIAVMLRALEEVNIQGVTTNLEEQKRLIASKQFRSGRFTTDLYQKVCEQEK; this is translated from the coding sequence ATGATCAAGAAACTGCTCGTCGCAAACCGTGCAGAGATTGCAGTACGTATTATCAGGGCGTGCCGTGATCTGGGAATCAAAACTGTTGCTGTCTATTCCACTGCCGATGCCCTGGGTCTGCCTGTTTCCATGGCAGACGAGGCTGTCTGTATTGGAGAAGCACAAACAGACAAGAGCTACCTGAATGTACGGAATATTATTACCACTGCCTGTGCACTTCGCTGTGATGCCATCCACCCTGGGGTAGGATTCCTCTCAGAGAATGCTGATTTTGCAAAGCAGGTGGAGGATGCAGGGCTTGTGTTCATTGGTCCTGAGAGTAAGACGATTGCATTACTTGGGAACAAGGTTGCTGCAAGGCAGGCTGCCCTTGCTGCTGGAATTCCCATCACCCCGGGCAGTAGTGAAGCGCTTGTTGATCTTGCAGATGCAAAGAAAACTGCCGAGCAGATCGGTTACCCCATCATCCTCAAGGCTGCTTCAGGTGGTGGTGGTAGAGGTATGCGTATTGTAAGGAAAGAGGAACACCTCGAGCAGTCCTTGCAGCTTGCCCGAAAGGAGGCGCTCGCCTTCTTTGGGGATGCCTCGGTGCATATGGAACGGTTCCTTGAACAGCCACGGCACGTGGAAATCCAGCTCTTGGCCGATGGTCAGGGCGGGGTGGTACACCTAGGTGAGCGAGACTGTTCAGTGCAGAAGAATCATCAGAAGCTGCTTGAAGAGAGTCCATCTCCAATCCTTGATGAAGGCCTGAGAAAGGCGATGTGCAATGACTCAGTGAGACTATTCAAGGATTTGGGCTACCGAGGCGCTGGAACCGTGGAGTTCCTCGTTGAGGGGGAAGCATACTACTTCATGGAAGTGAATGCACGCCTACAGGTCGAGCATCCGGTAAGTGAACTGGTAAGTTCCCTTGATCTGGTACAGGCACAGATCAGGATAGCACAGGGGAATAAGCTTCCCTTTAAGCAAAAAGATATCCGTCTCTCTGGATACGCTCTTGAGTGTAGGATCAATGCACTTTCTGCTGGGGTTATCACCACGCTTCAAATGCCTTCAGGTCCCTTTGTACGAGTGGATTCCCATCTTGAGGCCGGATCCATTCTCAGTCCTTATTACGACTCAATGGTGGCGAAGATCATCATCTGGGCTCCTGACAGGGACCAGGGCATAGCCGTAATGCTCAGGGCCTTGGAGGAAGTGAACATCCAAGGGGTAACCACCAACTTGGAAGAGCAAAAACGCCTCATCGCCTCCAAACAGTTCAGGAGTGGTCGCTTCACTACAGACCTCTACCAGAAGGTTTGTGAACAGGAGAAATAA
- the accB gene encoding acetyl-CoA carboxylase biotin carboxyl carrier protein gives MDSIEHMDLREVLTLFDSSTLSELELSCSRFSLKLKRPVAGQAIAQPVTTMTPTVHEAETASTTPTSTAELETITSPIVGTFYLTPAPDAPPYVKVGSKVESGDVICTIEAMKLMNQLESDYSCEIVEILAKPEQLVEFGQPLFKVKKL, from the coding sequence ATGGATAGTATTGAACACATGGACCTCCGTGAGGTCCTTACCCTATTTGATTCCAGTACCCTAAGCGAGCTTGAGCTTTCCTGCTCACGCTTCTCACTCAAACTGAAAAGACCCGTTGCTGGCCAGGCCATCGCCCAACCTGTTACGACCATGACACCGACCGTTCATGAAGCAGAAACAGCATCAACTACTCCAACCAGCACAGCAGAACTGGAGACCATCACCAGTCCAATTGTGGGGACCTTCTACCTAACCCCGGCTCCTGATGCGCCTCCATATGTGAAGGTTGGTAGCAAAGTGGAGAGCGGGGACGTTATCTGCACGATTGAAGCAATGAAGCTGATGAACCAGCTTGAGAGTGATTACTCATGTGAAATTGTGGAAATACTTGCCAAGCCTGAACAGCTGGTGGAATTTGGCCAGCCTCTTTTCAAGGTCAAGAAACTATGA
- a CDS encoding beta-ketoacyl-ACP synthase III has product MKPPQSIHITALGSYAPPRVVTNNDLSHMVDTSDAWIQSHTGIRERHIAGEEETTSNLAYKAIEDLLASYNLEASHIDGIVCATATPDYPGFPSVACMIAEQFGITGPALDVSAGCTGFIYALEVARAMIATGSMKNALVVGAEKLSGVVDWKDRNTCVLFGDGAGCALLECSDQEETGLIDTLLKAEAAGTKALTIHPETHAIEMDGRAVYSFAVRTIGDTILALVERNNLNLDSIDWIVPHQANRRIIQACSKRYGIAEEKFYMNIDRFANTSAASIPLALREMDRAGLLKKGHKILMVGFGAGLTYGGTLLTWTY; this is encoded by the coding sequence TTGAAGCCTCCACAATCGATACACATCACCGCCCTTGGCAGTTACGCGCCGCCGAGGGTGGTAACTAATAATGACCTGAGCCATATGGTCGACACGAGTGATGCGTGGATCCAAAGTCACACTGGGATCAGAGAACGACATATTGCCGGTGAAGAAGAGACGACCAGCAATCTCGCCTACAAAGCCATCGAGGATCTCCTTGCAAGCTACAACCTGGAAGCATCCCACATTGATGGTATTGTCTGTGCAACAGCTACCCCGGACTATCCTGGGTTTCCTTCTGTTGCCTGTATGATCGCAGAACAATTCGGCATAACCGGACCAGCTCTGGATGTAAGTGCCGGTTGCACCGGCTTCATCTACGCCTTGGAAGTAGCCCGGGCCATGATCGCCACGGGTTCCATGAAGAATGCCCTCGTGGTAGGAGCAGAAAAACTCTCAGGTGTAGTTGACTGGAAAGACCGAAACACCTGCGTACTCTTTGGAGATGGAGCAGGATGCGCTTTGCTTGAATGCTCAGACCAAGAGGAAACGGGTCTCATCGACACCTTGCTCAAGGCTGAAGCCGCCGGGACCAAGGCTCTGACCATCCATCCTGAAACACATGCCATCGAGATGGACGGCCGAGCGGTCTACTCCTTTGCGGTGAGAACGATTGGAGATACCATCCTGGCACTGGTTGAACGAAATAATCTGAATCTGGATTCCATTGACTGGATTGTCCCGCACCAAGCAAACCGAAGAATCATCCAGGCCTGTTCCAAGCGGTACGGAATCGCAGAAGAGAAGTTCTACATGAACATCGATCGATTTGCCAACACCTCAGCGGCATCCATCCCACTTGCACTCAGGGAGATGGACAGAGCAGGATTGCTCAAGAAGGGCCATAAAATTCTGATGGTTGGATTCGGAGCAGGACTGACCTACGGAGGAACTCTACTTACATGGACGTATTGA
- a CDS encoding ACP S-malonyltransferase: MDVLIALYPGQGSQKPKMALDLYDASKQVRDLFALASDVSGLDLYRLLAEGSEEELKQTVATQLAVTLASRSAYLRLTELGFSFAAHSGFSLGELSAFAGGGILDDETLFSLINKRAVLMDEEARKIEEAQGKLGMAAIIGLDYATVEQALEEAQIPGLYASNDNSTTQVVIAGLQESIAQGKEVLQAKGARRVIPLRVSGPFHTPFMEGATEPFSSYLQTLNFKNPHSLVISSVDGDVIKDSQQAKEHLAMQLAKPVRWTEAMKHLSSLAQEKHAQVAETGFGTVLSGLWKNSNAEIPCRNLGSEDAIWNYKKELES; encoded by the coding sequence ATGGACGTATTGATAGCACTCTACCCCGGACAGGGGTCGCAGAAACCGAAGATGGCCCTGGATCTCTATGATGCAAGCAAGCAGGTAAGAGATCTCTTTGCACTCGCAAGTGATGTCAGTGGCCTGGACTTATACCGATTGCTCGCTGAAGGCAGCGAAGAGGAATTGAAACAGACTGTAGCCACTCAGCTTGCGGTAACCCTTGCCAGTCGAAGTGCATACCTGAGGCTTACCGAGCTTGGATTCTCATTTGCTGCCCATAGTGGGTTCAGCCTCGGCGAACTCTCTGCCTTTGCAGGAGGAGGCATCCTCGATGATGAAACGCTTTTCTCCTTGATCAACAAACGGGCAGTATTGATGGACGAAGAAGCAAGAAAGATTGAAGAGGCACAGGGAAAGCTGGGGATGGCAGCCATCATTGGGTTGGACTATGCAACAGTTGAACAAGCCCTGGAAGAAGCACAAATCCCAGGACTGTATGCATCCAATGACAACAGCACTACACAGGTAGTTATCGCTGGTTTGCAGGAGAGCATCGCCCAAGGTAAGGAAGTCCTGCAGGCAAAGGGAGCGAGGAGAGTCATTCCCCTGAGGGTTTCCGGTCCATTCCACACCCCCTTCATGGAGGGAGCAACTGAACCCTTCTCTTCCTACTTGCAAACACTCAATTTCAAGAATCCCCACTCCTTGGTGATTTCGAGTGTGGATGGGGATGTGATCAAGGACTCTCAGCAAGCAAAGGAGCATCTGGCAATGCAATTGGCAAAACCTGTGCGCTGGACGGAGGCAATGAAGCATCTCTCTTCCTTGGCACAGGAGAAGCATGCACAGGTAGCTGAAACCGGGTTTGGAACGGTACTCAGCGGGCTTTGGAAGAACAGTAATGCGGAAATCCCTTGCCGAAATCTCGGCAGTGAGGATGCAATCTGGAATTACAAGAAGGAATTGGAATCATGA
- the fabG gene encoding 3-oxoacyl-[acyl-carrier-protein] reductase produces MSEKKHALVTGGSRGIGRTIIETLLNEGYEVWYLSRSKAEGLEANHISCDMADRESVASALEAVVSEATYIDVLVNNAGITRDGLIMRMKDEAWDDVIAVNLTSVFLTCRRIGRLMATQRKGAIVNISSVVGIVGNGGQTNYAASKAGIIGFSKSLAKELAGRNVRVNVVAPGFIETAMTEVLSEKLKDQIKDQIPLSRIGNTEEVAQSVAFLASDKASYITGQVLAVDGGMAM; encoded by the coding sequence ATGAGTGAAAAGAAACACGCCCTGGTGACCGGAGGGTCACGGGGAATTGGTAGAACAATCATAGAGACATTGCTGAATGAAGGATACGAAGTTTGGTACCTCTCCAGGAGCAAGGCAGAAGGACTGGAAGCAAATCACATCAGTTGTGATATGGCAGACAGGGAGAGTGTTGCCTCCGCACTGGAAGCGGTGGTCAGTGAAGCAACATACATCGATGTCCTGGTAAACAACGCAGGCATCACCCGTGACGGATTGATCATGAGGATGAAAGATGAAGCCTGGGATGATGTTATTGCCGTCAACCTTACTTCAGTATTCCTCACCTGCAGGAGGATCGGTCGACTGATGGCAACCCAGCGAAAAGGAGCCATCGTAAACATCTCCAGCGTGGTCGGGATTGTGGGTAATGGTGGACAGACCAATTATGCAGCCAGCAAGGCTGGCATTATTGGATTCTCCAAGAGCCTTGCCAAGGAACTTGCCGGAAGAAATGTACGGGTCAATGTGGTAGCCCCTGGATTCATTGAGACTGCCATGACTGAGGTACTTTCAGAGAAGTTGAAGGACCAGATCAAAGATCAGATTCCCCTGTCAAGAATTGGAAATACGGAAGAGGTTGCCCAGAGCGTGGCCTTCCTCGCAAGCGATAAAGCATCCTACATCACCGGCCAGGTTCTGGCTGTCGATGGTGGGATGGCAATGTAA
- the fabF gene encoding beta-ketoacyl-ACP synthase II, whose protein sequence is MERVVVTGMGTVNPLGTEVEQFWKQIQAGACGIDKITRFDTTDYPAKIAGEVRDFDPSDLLDRKELRGMANFTKFAAHAAVQAMNQAKLEKGSFDPYRSGVYVGNGIGGFEVAEENLAKLFDRGPHAVAPLTIPKLISNEAAGNIAIHFGIQGPCRTTVTACASGTDAIGDAFNSIRFGLVDMALAGGTEAAITELSVAGFCRLQALATKYNDTPKIASRPFDKERDGFVMGEGAGMLVLESLSHAKKRGATILGEIAGYSMTCDAFHLTAPNPDGEGAARAMKQAIEMAGASLDEVDYINAHGTSTAANDSMETKAIKRVFGDGAYKLKVSSTKSMTSHLVGAAGAVEAIICLLAIRDQYFPCTLNQTDPDSECDLDYVPNKGMNGTIRYAVSNSLGFGGHNGVLVFKAYQEN, encoded by the coding sequence ATGGAACGTGTGGTAGTAACCGGTATGGGAACTGTCAATCCACTGGGGACAGAGGTGGAACAGTTCTGGAAGCAGATACAGGCAGGAGCCTGTGGCATCGATAAGATCACCAGGTTCGATACGACCGACTATCCAGCCAAGATTGCAGGGGAAGTCAGGGATTTTGATCCCTCTGACCTACTCGACCGTAAGGAGCTGAGAGGTATGGCTAATTTTACCAAGTTTGCCGCTCACGCTGCCGTACAGGCAATGAATCAAGCAAAACTGGAGAAAGGTTCCTTCGACCCCTACAGAAGTGGCGTCTATGTTGGAAACGGTATTGGAGGATTCGAAGTTGCGGAGGAGAACCTTGCAAAGCTCTTTGACAGAGGCCCACACGCTGTAGCTCCCCTAACCATCCCCAAGCTTATCAGCAACGAGGCTGCTGGGAATATTGCAATTCACTTCGGTATACAAGGACCTTGTCGCACCACGGTCACAGCATGTGCATCCGGAACCGACGCTATCGGGGATGCGTTCAACTCGATCCGCTTTGGTCTGGTTGATATGGCACTGGCAGGTGGTACGGAGGCTGCAATCACCGAGCTCAGCGTGGCTGGATTCTGCCGCCTTCAGGCCTTGGCTACCAAGTACAACGATACACCCAAGATTGCCAGCCGACCGTTCGACAAGGAACGTGATGGGTTTGTCATGGGAGAGGGAGCTGGGATGCTTGTACTTGAATCTCTTTCGCATGCCAAGAAGCGCGGGGCAACCATCCTCGGTGAAATCGCCGGCTACAGCATGACCTGTGACGCGTTCCACCTCACCGCCCCCAATCCAGACGGGGAAGGAGCTGCCCGAGCCATGAAACAGGCGATCGAGATGGCAGGGGCAAGTCTTGATGAGGTTGATTACATCAATGCCCATGGCACAAGTACTGCGGCTAACGACTCCATGGAGACCAAGGCGATCAAGCGGGTATTCGGCGATGGTGCGTATAAGCTCAAGGTCTCATCAACCAAATCCATGACCAGTCACTTGGTTGGGGCAGCAGGAGCTGTTGAGGCTATCATCTGCCTATTGGCCATTAGGGACCAGTACTTCCCTTGTACGCTCAACCAGACGGATCCAGACAGTGAGTGTGATCTTGACTATGTACCGAACAAAGGAATGAATGGTACAATTCGCTATGCTGTCAGCAATTCTTTGGGCTTTGGTGGCCATAATGGTGTGCTTGTATTTAAGGCCTATCAGGAAAACTAA
- a CDS encoding 3-hydroxyacyl-ACP dehydratase FabZ family protein, whose translation MPEQFETPEELLPHRDPFLFLDELIEADEKHTVAKRVFTEDHFFFKGHFPSYPVVPGVILVETLAQCGGAGLIQTGILPHGAFFVLASIEKAKFRNQVRPNDCAIIEVHNVRVSKVMVRQKGTITINGNVAAEASWMCIVNSKQERI comes from the coding sequence ATGCCAGAACAGTTTGAAACGCCAGAGGAACTACTTCCTCACCGAGATCCTTTTCTGTTCCTCGATGAATTGATCGAGGCTGATGAGAAACACACCGTTGCAAAACGTGTATTCACTGAAGATCATTTCTTCTTCAAGGGGCACTTTCCAAGTTACCCGGTGGTACCTGGGGTCATTCTTGTGGAGACCTTGGCACAGTGCGGCGGTGCCGGGCTGATCCAGACAGGGATTCTTCCTCATGGTGCCTTCTTCGTGTTGGCTTCCATTGAGAAGGCAAAGTTCCGAAACCAGGTACGCCCTAACGACTGTGCTATCATTGAAGTACATAATGTGAGAGTAAGCAAAGTGATGGTTCGTCAGAAGGGAACCATTACCATCAACGGGAATGTTGCAGCTGAAGCATCCTGGATGTGCATCGTCAATAGCAAACAAGAAAGGATTTAG
- the fabV gene encoding enoyl-ACP reductase FabV yields MIITKKVMRNVSLTAHPEGCKRYVQQQIDWVKNQAQNGEDTRYSNPTQELLPKRVLVIGGSTGYGLSSRIVAAYTGGADTINVSFEREPAEKKTATPGWYNTMAFEQQAKKDGMKACSVFGDAFSTSIKEETARKIKEELGQVDLVIYSLASPLRNDPVTGVTYRSVLKPIGKPFTALSVDLDDDVVKQATIDPATDEQVQDTVKVMGGEDWSLWVDYLLEQGLLAEGAMTVAYSYIGPRITYPVYREGTIGKAKEHLENSASALTDKLEAIGGKAFVSVNKALVTRASAVIPVVPLYMALLYQVMKEKNIHEHCTQQIYRLFLGQLYTKEEIPTDQKGRLRVDDWEMLEEVQNEVERRWALQKEGQPLLQGDLDGVLEEYEHIHGFGFPEIDYKADIDPRIV; encoded by the coding sequence GTGATCATCACGAAAAAAGTAATGCGTAATGTCTCTCTTACCGCTCACCCCGAAGGGTGCAAGCGGTATGTCCAACAGCAAATAGACTGGGTGAAAAACCAGGCACAGAACGGGGAGGACACGCGCTATTCCAATCCTACCCAGGAATTACTTCCAAAGCGAGTGCTCGTCATTGGAGGATCCACAGGATATGGTCTTTCCAGCCGGATCGTAGCTGCCTACACCGGAGGAGCTGACACCATTAATGTGTCCTTCGAACGTGAACCAGCCGAGAAAAAAACAGCAACCCCTGGTTGGTACAATACCATGGCCTTCGAGCAACAAGCCAAGAAGGATGGTATGAAGGCATGTTCTGTTTTCGGTGATGCATTCAGCACCTCGATCAAGGAAGAGACTGCCCGGAAAATCAAGGAAGAACTTGGGCAAGTGGATCTGGTTATCTACAGCCTTGCAAGTCCACTCAGGAATGATCCTGTTACTGGGGTGACCTATCGTTCGGTACTCAAGCCCATAGGCAAGCCATTCACTGCCCTGTCGGTAGACTTGGATGATGATGTGGTTAAACAAGCGACCATTGACCCGGCTACTGATGAGCAAGTACAGGATACTGTCAAGGTCATGGGGGGAGAGGACTGGAGCCTCTGGGTTGACTATCTGCTTGAGCAGGGACTGCTCGCAGAGGGTGCCATGACTGTTGCATACTCCTACATTGGTCCCAGGATAACCTACCCCGTCTATCGGGAAGGGACCATCGGGAAGGCAAAGGAACACCTGGAGAACAGTGCAAGTGCATTGACTGATAAACTCGAAGCCATTGGAGGTAAAGCCTTTGTTTCCGTAAACAAAGCCCTTGTTACCCGTGCAAGCGCAGTTATCCCAGTGGTACCACTCTACATGGCTCTGCTCTATCAAGTGATGAAAGAGAAGAACATCCACGAGCACTGCACACAGCAGATCTATCGATTGTTCCTGGGCCAGCTCTACACCAAAGAAGAGATTCCAACCGATCAGAAAGGACGACTCAGGGTAGATGATTGGGAGATGCTTGAAGAGGTCCAGAATGAGGTGGAACGCCGGTGGGCTCTCCAAAAGGAAGGGCAACCGCTTCTGCAAGGGGATTTGGACGGAGTATTGGAGGAGTATGAGCATATCCATGGATTCGGTTTCCCTGAAATCGACTACAAAGCAGATATTGATCCAAGAATAGTCTGA
- a CDS encoding substrate-binding domain-containing protein → MQKPVTMKDIAKKLSVTSVTVSKALSGKEGVSDELRKEIIQAAKEMGYRKHLVSKENKEGSTHNVGILISERHMKGDCAYMRIQQEICRQLLQNGYYGIVELVAHHEEEEGTLPRILQDSKVDGLILLAQMRPSYVNRLLSVELPYIFVDFFYENYHADAVICDNVYGGYSLTNHLISLGHRHIVFVGNPMYSTVVMDRYLGYYKALMEHGLTMDPSLVIHDYSDFGERNDLVINSEQATAYVCSTCETAYRLMKHLQEHELKVPEQASIVGFDEDLYTTLSNPPLTTFSVDIPLMALSAAQSIVSKIENPEFHFGRKTISGSLHVRQSSSRITPAEWDSLNKFG, encoded by the coding sequence ATGCAAAAACCAGTGACCATGAAAGACATTGCAAAAAAATTGTCGGTGACCTCTGTAACCGTTTCAAAAGCACTCTCAGGTAAAGAGGGGGTGAGTGATGAACTTCGCAAGGAAATCATTCAGGCAGCCAAGGAGATGGGATACAGGAAACACCTTGTTTCCAAGGAGAATAAAGAGGGATCCACCCATAATGTAGGTATTCTCATCAGTGAACGGCATATGAAGGGGGACTGTGCCTATATGCGTATCCAACAGGAAATATGCAGGCAGTTACTCCAGAATGGATATTACGGGATCGTGGAACTTGTTGCACATCATGAGGAGGAAGAGGGAACACTCCCCAGGATATTGCAGGACAGCAAGGTGGATGGGCTTATTCTTCTTGCCCAGATGAGACCTAGCTATGTGAATCGTCTCCTCAGTGTTGAGCTACCCTATATCTTTGTTGATTTCTTCTATGAGAACTATCACGCAGATGCTGTCATCTGCGACAATGTATATGGGGGATATTCGCTCACCAACCATCTGATCAGCCTCGGTCACCGTCATATCGTATTCGTGGGAAATCCCATGTATTCCACTGTTGTGATGGACCGCTACCTGGGATACTACAAAGCACTCATGGAGCATGGTCTTACCATGGATCCTTCATTGGTCATCCATGACTATTCAGATTTTGGTGAACGCAATGATCTGGTTATCAATTCAGAACAAGCAACTGCCTATGTATGCAGCACCTGTGAAACAGCATATCGATTGATGAAGCATCTTCAGGAGCACGAGTTGAAGGTCCCAGAGCAGGCATCCATTGTAGGATTTGACGAGGATCTGTACACAACACTCTCCAATCCTCCCTTGACCACCTTCTCAGTCGATATCCCGCTTATGGCATTGAGTGCCGCTCAAAGCATTGTAAGCAAGATTGAGAACCCAGAATTTCATTTTGGGAGGAAGACTATCAGTGGATCACTACATGTTCGCCAGTCCTCTTCCCGAATCACCCCGGCAGAGTGGGATTCCTTGAATAAATTTGGTTGA
- a CDS encoding ABC transporter substrate-binding protein, with translation MIKKCITLLLCASVMLSSMLFAGGKTETAPAEPRDISSMEEVDRNVSMELTFLTHKQGMEEEFSVYQKEFNKKYPNVKIVYEPIGDYKGNIEIRWTSNNWGDMCMIPHNFISETQLPQLFAPLGRVSDFDKKYEFASAFSIDGDVYGISSTGTAYGVLYNTAVLRDAGVTEIPKTPQAFFDALRKVRANTDAIPLYCNYGAGSRLADWEWNARGSLTGDANYKNKLIYMENPFSSGKPYNTVMRMLYDVVAEGLVEEDPATSTWDTCKNLLAQGKVAATVIGSWATADTQKTAENPSDIVFAAFPWNNDGKQYATIAADYAYAINKNISDERYQVARDYIIYLTEESGFSFDAGGTPIMKGESYPKTLAALQEANVTLVLDTPPHPDDIGLFDELNSESELYLGKYPEKARVVEAAMGQTNESFDAIMADWNARWTAAQVSIIGEDYASMNRYK, from the coding sequence ATGATCAAAAAGTGTATCACACTGTTGCTCTGTGCTAGCGTCATGCTCTCCAGCATGCTGTTCGCAGGAGGTAAAACCGAAACTGCCCCAGCAGAGCCAAGAGATATCTCTTCAATGGAAGAGGTAGACAGGAATGTCTCCATGGAACTGACATTTCTCACCCACAAGCAAGGAATGGAAGAAGAATTTTCAGTCTACCAGAAAGAGTTCAACAAGAAATATCCCAATGTAAAGATTGTCTATGAACCAATCGGTGACTATAAGGGCAATATTGAGATTCGCTGGACAAGCAACAACTGGGGAGACATGTGCATGATACCTCATAACTTCATCAGCGAGACCCAGCTTCCCCAGCTCTTTGCACCACTGGGAAGGGTTTCTGATTTTGATAAGAAGTACGAATTTGCCTCCGCATTCTCCATCGACGGTGATGTCTACGGCATATCTTCAACAGGCACTGCCTATGGAGTGCTCTACAATACAGCGGTATTGCGTGATGCCGGTGTTACAGAGATTCCCAAAACCCCCCAGGCATTCTTCGATGCACTTCGCAAGGTGCGGGCAAATACCGATGCAATTCCCCTTTACTGCAACTATGGGGCAGGATCAAGGCTTGCAGACTGGGAGTGGAACGCCAGGGGAAGTCTTACCGGCGACGCAAACTACAAAAACAAGCTGATCTATATGGAAAACCCGTTCTCATCAGGCAAGCCTTACAATACCGTTATGAGAATGCTCTATGATGTGGTGGCTGAAGGATTGGTGGAAGAGGATCCTGCTACATCGACCTGGGATACCTGCAAGAACCTTCTCGCCCAGGGAAAGGTTGCAGCAACGGTAATTGGATCATGGGCTACAGCCGACACACAAAAGACTGCAGAGAACCCATCCGATATCGTCTTTGCTGCATTCCCCTGGAACAATGACGGGAAGCAGTATGCCACAATCGCTGCAGACTATGCCTATGCGATCAACAAGAACATAAGTGATGAACGCTACCAGGTGGCCCGAGACTACATCATCTATCTGACCGAGGAGTCAGGTTTCTCATTCGATGCAGGCGGAACTCCCATCATGAAAGGCGAGTCATATCCTAAGACTCTTGCCGCACTACAGGAAGCGAATGTCACCCTGGTGCTGGACACCCCTCCCCATCCAGATGATATCGGTCTTTTTGATGAGCTGAACTCGGAGTCTGAGCTGTATCTTGGTAAGTATCCTGAGAAGGCCAGGGTCGTGGAAGCTGCAATGGGCCAGACCAATGAAAGTTTCGATGCCATTATGGCTGACTGGAATGCTCGTTGGACAGCCGCACAGGTTTCAATAATCGGAGAAGACTACGCTTCGATGAATCGCTATAAATAA